In the genome of Actinomadura graeca, one region contains:
- a CDS encoding MarR family winged helix-turn-helix transcriptional regulator, translated as MQEKPDPLRDSPSYLLFELLRLARRTSARIFPGERVRLPHLMVLGCVARLGPLSQREVSEHLRMDAGDIVGLVDTLEEAGYVERRRDAEDRRRYALGVTEAGRLFLSAARERRDHLDALLFGPLAPEELEQFTHLMLRVLAHHDPRFTARPPGRPADRGSHAGR; from the coding sequence GTGCAGGAGAAGCCGGACCCGCTGCGCGACTCACCGTCCTACCTGCTGTTCGAGCTCCTGAGGCTCGCCCGGCGGACCTCGGCGCGGATCTTCCCCGGAGAGCGCGTGCGCCTCCCCCACCTGATGGTCCTGGGCTGCGTGGCGCGCCTGGGGCCGCTGTCGCAGCGCGAGGTGAGCGAGCACCTGCGGATGGACGCCGGCGACATCGTCGGCCTGGTGGACACGCTGGAGGAGGCCGGCTACGTGGAGCGGCGCCGCGACGCCGAGGACCGGCGCCGCTACGCCCTCGGCGTCACCGAGGCGGGACGGCTGTTCCTCAGCGCGGCCCGCGAGCGCCGCGACCATCTCGACGCCTTGCTGTTCGGCCCCCTCGCACCAGAAGAGCTCGAACAGTTCACGCACCTGATGCTGCGGGTGCTGGCCCACCACGACCCGCGCTTCACCGCCCGGCCGCCCGGCCGTCCCGCGGACCGGGGATCGCACGCCGGACGGTGA
- a CDS encoding NUDIX domain-containing protein, giving the protein MPDLAYYASLPRTRGAAAALLLDDLGQVLLVKPTYKEGWFLPGGVIEADESPLAACVRECEEELGLVPRLDGLVCVDWCSPQNGVDSVNVFVFGGTITAAEAGAIRLPPEELSDHVLVTPEKISELAPPHIARRMPHSLRAMAERRAVYLENGREQPFGAVP; this is encoded by the coding sequence ATGCCTGACCTTGCGTACTACGCCTCCCTGCCGCGTACCCGCGGCGCCGCGGCGGCCCTGCTCCTAGACGACCTGGGACAGGTCCTCCTGGTCAAGCCCACCTACAAGGAGGGCTGGTTCCTGCCCGGCGGGGTCATCGAGGCCGACGAGTCGCCCCTCGCCGCCTGCGTCCGCGAGTGCGAGGAGGAGCTCGGCCTCGTCCCCCGCCTGGACGGCCTCGTCTGCGTCGACTGGTGCTCCCCGCAGAACGGCGTCGACTCCGTCAACGTCTTCGTCTTCGGCGGTACCATCACCGCCGCCGAGGCCGGGGCGATCCGGCTGCCGCCCGAGGAGCTCTCCGACCACGTCCTGGTGACGCCGGAGAAGATCTCCGAGCTGGCGCCGCCGCACATCGCCCGCCGGATGCCCCACAGCCTGCGGGCCATGGCCGAGCGGCGCGCCGTCTACCTGGAGAACGGCCGCGAGCAGCCCTTCGGCGCCGTCCCCTGA